Proteins encoded by one window of Marixanthomonas sp. SCSIO 43207:
- a CDS encoding DUF4286 family protein has translation MYIYNVTINIDESIHDEWLDWMKSKHIPAMLDTGKFKKALMTRVQVEEEMGGITYSVQYRTESKEMLQKYYKENADTLREQSKPFEGKFVAFRTELEVISEQ, from the coding sequence ATGTACATATATAATGTAACTATAAATATTGACGAAAGCATTCATGATGAGTGGCTTGACTGGATGAAATCAAAACACATCCCGGCAATGCTAGACACCGGGAAGTTTAAAAAAGCACTTATGACGCGTGTACAAGTTGAAGAAGAAATGGGCGGCATTACCTATTCGGTGCAATACCGCACAGAAAGCAAAGAGATGCTTCAGAAATATTATAAAGAAAATGCCGATACATTACGTGAACAAAGCAAACCTTTTGAGGGAAAGTTTGTAGCTTTTAGAACAGAGCTTGAAGTAATAAGTGAGCAATAA
- a CDS encoding AAA family ATPase encodes MEKTLKQSTEQGSHSIKIVLYGPESTGKTTLSRLLAQKYKTQWVPEYMRQYLEDKWETSQKTITQDDLIPIAKGQIALENKAVKKANTYLFCDTNLLEIQVYSEYYYNGYCPTQIKQAADKNSYHHYFLTYIDVPWEEDKLRDRPNDRLKMFYIFEAMLRKKQIPYTILKGSVEERMKTAIQTIQKLSAH; translated from the coding sequence ATGGAAAAAACGCTTAAACAATCCACAGAACAAGGGAGTCATAGCATAAAAATTGTGCTTTACGGTCCTGAATCTACCGGAAAAACAACTCTTTCTCGTCTACTGGCTCAAAAATACAAAACACAATGGGTGCCAGAATATATGCGTCAATACCTAGAAGATAAATGGGAAACATCACAAAAAACAATTACCCAGGACGATTTAATACCTATTGCAAAAGGGCAAATAGCTTTAGAAAATAAAGCTGTTAAAAAAGCAAATACATATTTGTTTTGTGACACCAATTTACTGGAGATACAAGTCTATTCAGAATATTATTACAATGGATACTGTCCCACCCAAATAAAACAAGCTGCAGATAAAAACTCATACCATCATTACTTTTTAACCTATATAGATGTACCTTGGGAAGAAGACAAGTTGCGTGATCGTCCTAATGATAGATTAAAAATGTTTTATATTTTTGAAGCAATGCTTCGCAAAAAGCAAATCCCCTATACAATTTTAAAAGGCTCTGTTGAAGAACGAATGAAAACTGCTATACAAACCATCCAAAAACTTAGTGCTCACTAA
- a CDS encoding thiamine-binding protein produces MNISVELTLTPIQDDYEPAIINFITSLRNSGLTVKENPLSTQVYGDYDTVMNLLNKEMKTALEAVERGLLYIKIVKSDRSDYEPHF; encoded by the coding sequence ATGAATATTTCAGTAGAATTGACACTTACACCCATTCAAGATGATTATGAACCGGCTATTATTAATTTTATTACAAGCCTTCGTAACTCGGGGTTAACTGTAAAAGAAAATCCATTAAGCACTCAAGTGTATGGCGATTATGATACTGTTATGAACCTTCTCAATAAAGAAATGAAAACAGCTCTTGAGGCAGTAGAAAGAGGTTTGTTGTACATTAAAATTGTAAAATCTGACCGAAGCGACTATGAACCCCATTTTTGA
- a CDS encoding DUF4301 family protein — protein sequence MLQQHDLKQIEDLNVSVEVVAKQLETFARGIPYSNVVTAASIGNGIEQISDENQQKLIQLFEREKKQLELVKFVPASGAATRMFKFLYQFLEDYNPEEESLNKFLKKGKYASVDTFLKNLKSFAFVNDVRKTIRDIYPDYKTSKKGKRAQYFVKAMLEPDGLNFKNLPKGLVPFHKYKKYYTTAFEEQLYEAAFYASAKDNAYLHFTFSEKHLSKFKKEFEAVKNRLTKLTKTNFHISYSFQKKETDTIAVDENNKPFRNEEGKLIFRPSGHGALLENLNEVNADIVFIKNIDNVIIREQVEEVAHYKKLLAGKLLWVQQKVFSYLEKLSAETISEEEIKEIKSFLWNHLNCKNLPETKDALFKKLNRPIRVCGVVKNTGAPGGGPFWVKAYNGETTLQIVESAQIDKEDTHQQSILQESTHFNPVDLVCGIRNFKGEKFNLKNYCDPNTGFISQKSQNGKPLKALELPGLWNGAMARWNTIFVEVPLVTFNPVKTVNDLLEPEHQPNS from the coding sequence ATGTTACAACAACACGACTTAAAACAAATAGAAGACCTAAACGTATCGGTAGAGGTTGTTGCAAAACAACTAGAAACCTTTGCCAGAGGAATTCCCTACTCAAATGTTGTGACAGCAGCATCAATAGGAAATGGTATAGAGCAAATTTCAGATGAAAACCAACAAAAACTAATTCAATTATTTGAACGAGAAAAAAAACAATTAGAATTAGTAAAATTTGTCCCAGCTTCTGGAGCAGCTACCAGAATGTTTAAGTTTTTATATCAATTTTTGGAAGACTACAATCCCGAAGAAGAATCCTTAAACAAATTCTTGAAAAAGGGAAAATATGCTTCGGTAGATACGTTTTTAAAAAATTTAAAAAGTTTTGCTTTTGTAAACGATGTACGCAAAACGATACGTGATATCTATCCAGATTACAAAACCAGTAAAAAAGGAAAAAGAGCTCAATATTTTGTAAAAGCCATGCTAGAGCCTGACGGACTTAATTTTAAAAATTTACCAAAAGGTCTGGTTCCTTTTCATAAATATAAAAAATATTATACCACAGCCTTTGAAGAGCAACTTTATGAAGCAGCTTTTTATGCTTCGGCAAAAGATAATGCCTATTTGCATTTTACATTTTCAGAAAAGCACTTATCAAAATTTAAAAAAGAGTTTGAAGCAGTAAAAAATAGGTTAACCAAGCTTACCAAAACCAATTTTCATATTTCTTATTCTTTTCAGAAAAAAGAAACCGACACCATTGCAGTAGATGAAAATAATAAGCCTTTCAGAAATGAAGAAGGGAAATTAATTTTTAGACCTTCAGGTCATGGAGCTTTGCTTGAAAACCTAAATGAGGTAAACGCAGACATTGTATTTATTAAAAATATTGATAATGTCATTATACGTGAGCAAGTTGAAGAGGTTGCTCATTATAAAAAACTATTAGCCGGTAAATTGCTTTGGGTACAACAAAAAGTGTTTTCATATCTAGAAAAACTTTCTGCAGAAACTATTTCAGAAGAAGAAATAAAAGAAATAAAATCATTTTTATGGAATCACCTTAACTGCAAAAACCTACCTGAAACTAAAGACGCGCTTTTTAAAAAATTAAATAGACCCATACGTGTTTGTGGTGTTGTGAAAAATACTGGAGCACCCGGTGGCGGTCCATTTTGGGTAAAAGCATATAATGGTGAGACTACCTTGCAAATTGTAGAAAGTGCCCAAATTGATAAAGAAGACACGCATCAACAATCCATTTTACAAGAATCTACACATTTTAATCCGGTTGATTTGGTTTGTGGAATAAGAAATTTTAAAGGTGAAAAGTTTAACCTAAAAAATTACTGTGACCCAAATACAGGCTTTATTTCGCAAAAGTCACAAAACGGGAAACCACTTAAAGCATTAGAATTACCCGGACTCTGGAATGGTGCAATGGCAAGATGGAACACCATATTTGTAGAAGTGCCTTTAGTTACATTTAACCCGGTCAAAACTGTCAACGACCTACTCGAGCCCGAACATCAACCAAATAGCTAG
- the arfB gene encoding alternative ribosome rescue aminoacyl-tRNA hydrolase ArfB — MKTDLLLNELTFKAMRSSGPGGQHVNKTASKVEVSLDVNNSAALSTSEKDRILKKLTNRISSEGILSLHSSESRSQHRNKAIVIEKLIELLKQALKPVKKRKKTKTPKKAIEKRLKAKKNNALKKANRKPPKID; from the coding sequence ATGAAAACCGACTTGTTATTAAATGAACTTACATTTAAGGCAATGCGTAGCAGTGGACCCGGTGGGCAACACGTTAATAAAACTGCAAGCAAAGTTGAGGTAAGTCTAGATGTAAACAATTCAGCGGCGTTAAGTACTTCAGAAAAAGACCGTATTCTGAAAAAGCTTACAAATAGAATCTCATCTGAAGGAATATTAAGTCTTCATTCTAGTGAAAGCAGAAGTCAACATCGCAATAAAGCTATTGTAATTGAAAAGTTAATAGAACTTTTAAAACAAGCTTTAAAGCCAGTAAAGAAAAGGAAGAAGACCAAAACTCCCAAAAAAGCTATAGAAAAGCGATTAAAGGCTAAAAAGAACAACGCTTTAAAAAAAGCGAATAGAAAACCACCCAAAATAGATTAA
- the pnuC gene encoding nicotinamide riboside transporter PnuC, translating into MNPIFEFLFGQYKGYETHQIILEITAVLLGLISSIYSMKNSIWVYPTGIISTAIFVYLLWQWGLLGDMIINAYYFSMSIYGWYIWTRKVTPTRYTPISKTTRKEHIVSAGIFISTLFFIYIVYQIFDRWNSWTAYVDTLTTAFFFVGMWLLAKRKIENWLYLLIGNIISVPLYFYKGYTISSILYIVFIFISIAGYYAWKKRLNNPQNKGVIA; encoded by the coding sequence ATGAACCCCATTTTTGAGTTTTTATTTGGACAATATAAGGGGTATGAAACACACCAGATAATATTAGAAATTACAGCTGTTTTACTGGGGTTAATTTCATCGATTTACTCCATGAAAAATAGTATTTGGGTATATCCCACCGGGATAATTAGCACCGCTATATTTGTATATTTATTATGGCAATGGGGTTTGCTAGGAGATATGATTATTAATGCATACTATTTTAGCATGAGCATTTATGGATGGTACATTTGGACCCGAAAAGTTACCCCAACTCGCTATACACCAATTAGCAAAACAACAAGAAAAGAGCATATTGTTTCAGCAGGAATTTTCATTAGTACTTTGTTTTTTATTTATATCGTTTATCAAATTTTTGATAGATGGAACAGCTGGACAGCTTATGTAGATACACTTACTACTGCATTTTTCTTTGTAGGAATGTGGCTGTTAGCAAAACGTAAGATTGAGAATTGGCTGTATTTATTAATAGGGAATATAATAAGTGTACCGCTTTACTTTTATAAAGGATACACTATTAGCAGTATACTATATATTGTGTTTATATTTATATCAATTGCAGGATATTACGCATGGAAAAAACGCTTAAACAATCCACAGAACAAGGGAGTCATAGCATAA
- a CDS encoding tetratricopeptide repeat protein, giving the protein MRILSTFFFLITFSLASAQSEALAKNYFEQGEFEKARSIYEKLFERTPNRIDFFIALVEVNQQLEDFKASEKLLKEKLNDRLKRPQLYVELGYNYALQQQDSLAAINYNKAIDFTVENPNYSYTVGKAFTKYSLLEYAITTYEKAMENDPNKDYNIQLAQIYGEQGKLEEMFSRYVDLIEKNPSFKASAKRNFSSFVKEDPSTEANSILRKVLLQKLQSNPDVVYNDLLSWLFIQQKEFKKAFTQEKAIYKRTGEDLSGIANLAIVSIAEEDYETAKEVVNFIIENSYTPEAKLQGHQYLMKIALQTASEKEYPTIEKKFQSILAEFGTGPKTYALQIDYNHFLAFNAEKKEEAISNLKSLLSNNVSAYQEARIKMELADILVFDERFNEALIYYSQIQKKVKSDVLAQEARFKVAKTSYYKGDFEWAQIQLDVLRKSASQLIANDAMELSLMIRDNSLEDSTQIALKKYARADLLALQNKDQQAIEQLDDILTNHKGEKIEDEALLKQAELFEKTDQLQKAESNYAKLIELYPDEILADNAYFKLAKLYEEKLAKPEKAKELYEQIIYNFADSIYFVEARKRFRTLRGDAIN; this is encoded by the coding sequence ATGCGCATACTTAGTACATTCTTTTTTTTAATAACCTTTTCATTAGCCTCTGCACAAAGTGAAGCATTGGCCAAAAATTATTTTGAGCAAGGAGAGTTTGAGAAAGCACGTTCTATTTATGAGAAATTATTTGAAAGAACGCCCAATAGAATTGACTTTTTTATTGCACTAGTTGAAGTAAATCAACAATTAGAAGATTTTAAAGCTTCAGAAAAGTTATTAAAAGAGAAACTTAACGACCGTCTCAAAAGACCTCAGCTATATGTTGAGTTAGGCTATAATTATGCCTTACAACAGCAAGATAGCCTTGCCGCGATTAATTATAATAAAGCAATAGATTTTACTGTTGAAAACCCCAACTATTCTTACACAGTAGGTAAAGCATTTACAAAATATAGTCTGCTAGAATATGCCATCACAACCTATGAAAAAGCGATGGAAAATGACCCCAATAAGGATTATAACATTCAATTGGCACAAATTTACGGGGAACAAGGGAAGCTAGAAGAAATGTTCTCTCGTTATGTTGATTTGATTGAAAAAAACCCTTCTTTTAAAGCCAGCGCTAAGCGTAATTTCAGCAGTTTTGTGAAAGAAGACCCTTCAACCGAAGCTAATTCTATTCTTCGGAAAGTATTACTTCAAAAACTTCAAAGCAATCCAGATGTTGTTTATAATGATTTATTAAGTTGGTTGTTTATTCAGCAAAAAGAATTTAAAAAAGCTTTTACACAAGAAAAAGCTATTTATAAACGTACGGGTGAAGACCTAAGTGGTATTGCAAATCTCGCTATAGTATCTATTGCCGAAGAAGATTATGAAACAGCAAAAGAGGTGGTGAACTTTATAATAGAAAACTCCTATACACCCGAAGCTAAACTTCAAGGACATCAATATTTAATGAAGATTGCCTTACAAACAGCTTCAGAAAAGGAGTACCCAACTATTGAAAAGAAGTTTCAATCTATTTTGGCAGAATTTGGTACTGGTCCAAAAACGTATGCTTTACAAATAGATTATAATCATTTTTTGGCATTTAACGCTGAAAAAAAGGAAGAAGCCATCTCAAATTTAAAAAGCTTACTATCAAACAATGTGTCTGCATATCAAGAAGCTAGAATAAAAATGGAACTGGCAGATATTCTAGTGTTTGATGAACGTTTTAACGAAGCGTTAATCTATTATTCTCAAATTCAGAAAAAGGTAAAAAGTGATGTTTTGGCACAAGAAGCAAGGTTTAAAGTTGCAAAAACCAGCTATTATAAAGGAGATTTTGAGTGGGCTCAAATTCAACTAGACGTGCTTCGCAAATCAGCTTCACAACTTATAGCCAATGATGCCATGGAGCTTAGTTTAATGATACGAGACAACTCTTTGGAAGATTCTACTCAAATTGCCTTAAAAAAATATGCCCGAGCAGATTTGTTGGCGCTTCAAAATAAGGACCAACAAGCCATTGAACAATTAGATGATATACTCACCAATCATAAAGGCGAAAAAATAGAAGATGAAGCGTTATTAAAACAAGCCGAATTATTTGAAAAAACAGACCAATTGCAAAAGGCAGAATCTAATTATGCAAAGTTAATCGAGTTATACCCTGATGAAATTTTAGCCGACAATGCTTACTTTAAACTAGCAAAGCTGTATGAAGAAAAATTGGCAAAACCAGAGAAGGCAAAAGAACTGTACGAACAAATAATCTATAACTTTGCAGACAGCATTTACTTTGTAGAAGCTAGAAAACGTTTTAGAACCCTACGCGGTGATGCTATTAATTAA